The following coding sequences are from one Deltaproteobacteria bacterium window:
- the sat gene encoding sulfate adenylyltransferase — protein MIQQIEPHGGKLINRILEGKEREEASKRSKELKKVTLTEREISDLEMIGIGALSPLEGFMRKDDYHSVMDTMHLVNGLPWTIPVTLSVTKDEASALKEGQEVALVDASGKTLAVMTIEEKFEHDKEKEAVQVYGTKEDAHPGVKNMYAMGEVLIGGSISVIERPEYANFKEYRLDPVETRKLFADKGWKRIVGFQTRNPIHRAHEYIQKCALETVDALMIHPLVGETKGDDIPASTRMKCYEALMANYYPKDRVQLAVFPAAMRYAGPKEAIFHAIARKNYGCTHFIVGRDHAGVGSYYGTFDAHFIFDNFDAAKIGITPMFFDHTFFCKKCGSMASYKSCPHGKDDHITLSGTKVREMLVNGQCPPPEFSRKEVAEILIDAMKAKK, from the coding sequence ATGATACAGCAGATAGAGCCGCATGGCGGCAAACTCATCAACAGGATTCTCGAAGGCAAGGAAAGGGAAGAAGCTTCAAAGAGAAGCAAGGAATTAAAGAAGGTCACGCTTACGGAGAGGGAAATATCCGACCTTGAAATGATAGGCATCGGCGCGCTAAGCCCGCTCGAAGGGTTTATGCGTAAAGACGACTATCACTCTGTCATGGACACGATGCACCTCGTTAACGGGCTTCCGTGGACCATCCCTGTGACGTTGTCCGTTACAAAGGACGAGGCCTCGGCCCTTAAAGAAGGCCAGGAGGTTGCTCTGGTGGACGCCTCCGGCAAGACCCTTGCCGTAATGACCATCGAGGAAAAATTCGAGCATGACAAGGAAAAAGAGGCAGTGCAGGTCTACGGCACAAAGGAAGACGCGCACCCTGGCGTTAAGAACATGTATGCCATGGGCGAGGTGCTAATAGGCGGTAGTATTTCTGTCATAGAGAGGCCGGAGTACGCGAACTTTAAGGAGTACAGGCTCGACCCTGTCGAGACGAGGAAACTCTTTGCAGACAAGGGCTGGAAGAGGATAGTAGGCTTTCAGACGCGTAATCCCATCCACAGGGCGCACGAGTACATACAGAAGTGCGCGCTCGAGACCGTGGACGCTCTTATGATACACCCGCTTGTCGGAGAGACCAAGGGCGACGACATCCCTGCTTCCACAAGGATGAAGTGCTACGAGGCCCTTATGGCCAATTATTACCCCAAGGACAGGGTGCAGCTTGCCGTGTTCCCGGCTGCTATGCGCTACGCCGGCCCCAAGGAAGCGATATTCCACGCAATAGCGAGGAAGAACTACGGCTGCACGCACTTTATCGTGGGCAGAGACCACGCCGGGGTCGGCAGCTACTACGGCACCTTCGACGCACATTTTATATTTGATAACTTCGATGCGGCGAAAATCGGCATCACGCCCATGTTCTTCGACCACACGTTCTTTTGTAAGAAGTGCGGCAGCATGGCCTCTTACAAGAGCTGCCCGCACGGCAAGGACGACCATATAACGCTCTCGGGAACAAAGGTGAGGGAGATGCTCGTTAACGGCCAGTGCCCGCCGCCGGAGTTTTCGCGTAAGGAAGTCGCTGAAATACTTATCGATGCAATGAAGGCAAAGAAGTAG
- the trpC gene encoding indole-3-glycerol phosphate synthase TrpC, whose product MAVPGILREIVEHKKAALAALFKEKPRKERIAGFEAEIRLTPKTRGFEAALLGEGVRVIAEVKKASPSKGIIRADFDPVAVALTYEKNGAAAISVLTDEKYFMGSLENLVRIREKVSLPLLRKDFIVDEYQICEARAVGADAILLIAAALDKGRMKELMDAASALGLDSLIEVHTEKELDAALDIGAKLIGINNRDLNTFVTDINTTVRLIERIPAEKTVVTESGINRIEDVRLLDAAGVDAFLIGESLMREADIGKKLRELRGA is encoded by the coding sequence ATGGCGGTTCCGGGAATACTTAGAGAGATAGTAGAGCATAAGAAGGCCGCCCTTGCCGCGCTGTTTAAGGAGAAGCCGAGAAAAGAGCGTATCGCTGGGTTTGAGGCTGAGATAAGGCTCACCCCTAAGACGCGCGGGTTTGAGGCAGCGCTCTTGGGCGAGGGTGTGCGCGTCATAGCAGAGGTTAAGAAGGCATCTCCGTCAAAGGGGATTATCAGGGCCGACTTCGACCCTGTTGCGGTGGCGCTTACTTACGAAAAAAACGGCGCAGCGGCAATATCGGTGCTTACCGATGAAAAGTACTTCATGGGCAGCCTCGAGAACCTTGTCCGCATAAGAGAGAAAGTCTCGCTGCCGCTTTTAAGAAAGGATTTTATAGTAGACGAGTATCAGATCTGCGAGGCAAGGGCAGTTGGCGCGGACGCGATACTTCTCATAGCCGCGGCACTTGATAAGGGCCGCATGAAGGAACTAATGGACGCGGCATCGGCTCTCGGATTGGACAGCCTGATAGAGGTGCACACGGAAAAAGAGCTCGATGCGGCTCTTGATATCGGCGCGAAACTGATAGGCATCAACAATAGGGACTTGAATACCTTTGTTACCGACATAAACACCACCGTTCGCCTTATCGAGCGCATACCGGCAGAAAAGACCGTGGTGACGGAGAGCGGGATTAACCGCATAGAGGATGTGAGGCTTCTCGACGCAGCGGGAGTGGACGCTTTTTTGATAGGCGAGTCCCTTATGCGCGAGGCTGATATCGGAAAGAAACTTCGCGAGCTTAGAGGCGCGTAG
- the trpA gene encoding tryptophan synthase subunit alpha, giving the protein MKKKQLKPSGIAAAFSKAKKEGKKVFVPFVTAGDPDINVTLKIVLALERAGADIIELGVPFSDPMADGPTIQASSERALKKGVTIDTVFSLVRSIRKKTSIPVVLFGYYNPVFSYGLSRFAERAKKAGADGVLIVDMPPEESKELRTELTKQKLDLIYLLTPTSDISRIKTVTKNATGFIYYVSVAGVTGARKSVASALAPAVRRVKKHTKLPVAVGFGISTPAQAREVSKVADGVVVGSAIINVIAKSKANVADKKVEGFARSLTRAMR; this is encoded by the coding sequence ATGAAGAAAAAACAACTTAAGCCGTCTGGCATAGCCGCCGCGTTTAGCAAGGCGAAAAAAGAAGGCAAAAAGGTTTTCGTGCCGTTTGTTACCGCAGGAGACCCGGACATAAATGTTACTTTAAAGATAGTCCTTGCGCTCGAGAGAGCAGGGGCCGATATTATCGAGCTTGGCGTGCCGTTCTCGGACCCCATGGCGGACGGCCCGACCATACAAGCGTCGAGCGAGCGGGCGCTTAAAAAGGGCGTTACCATAGATACGGTTTTTTCGCTCGTAAGGAGCATACGTAAAAAGACTTCCATTCCGGTAGTGCTCTTCGGGTATTACAATCCCGTGTTCTCGTATGGCCTCTCGCGTTTTGCAGAGAGGGCGAAAAAGGCCGGAGCGGACGGCGTGCTAATCGTCGACATGCCGCCGGAAGAATCCAAGGAACTTAGAACGGAGCTTACGAAGCAGAAGCTCGATTTGATATACCTGCTTACTCCGACAAGCGATATCTCGAGGATAAAGACCGTTACAAAGAACGCAACGGGCTTCATATACTACGTAAGTGTGGCGGGCGTTACCGGCGCGAGAAAGAGTGTAGCCTCGGCTCTTGCCCCTGCCGTGCGGCGCGTAAAAAAGCACACAAAGCTCCCGGTTGCCGTGGGGTTTGGCATATCCACTCCGGCGCAGGCAAGAGAGGTGAGTAAGGTTGCCGACGGCGTTGTCGTAGGGAGCGCCATAATAAACGTGATTGCAAAGTCAAAGGCCAATGTGGCGGATAAAAAAGTAGAGGGCTTTGCAAGGTCGCTTACAAGGGCGATGCGCTGA
- a CDS encoding aminodeoxychorismate/anthranilate synthase component II, which yields MLLMIDNYDSFTYNLVQYLAEMGEEVVVKRNDEVTVDDIAKLNPERIVISPGPCDPEKAGISVEAVKKFAGKVPMLGVCLGHQSIAHAFGASIVRAERIMHGKTSMIYHDGKTIYEGISNPFEATRYHSLVVKKDTLPKDFEISAWTDADEIMGIRHKKFLLEGVQFHPESILSESGKTLLRNFLKLGVRV from the coding sequence ATGCTTTTGATGATTGATAATTACGACTCGTTCACTTATAACCTTGTCCAGTACCTTGCAGAGATGGGCGAGGAGGTAGTAGTTAAGAGAAACGACGAGGTTACGGTGGACGATATCGCGAAGCTTAATCCCGAAAGGATTGTCATATCTCCCGGGCCCTGCGACCCGGAGAAGGCAGGGATATCGGTTGAGGCGGTTAAGAAGTTTGCGGGCAAAGTGCCGATGCTTGGCGTATGTCTTGGGCACCAGTCCATTGCGCACGCATTTGGCGCAAGCATTGTCAGGGCCGAGCGCATCATGCACGGCAAGACCTCGATGATATATCACGACGGAAAGACCATTTACGAGGGCATATCCAACCCGTTCGAGGCAACGAGGTATCATTCCCTTGTTGTAAAGAAGGATACCCTTCCAAAGGATTTCGAAATAAGCGCGTGGACCGATGCCGATGAGATAATGGGCATCAGGCATAAAAAGTTTTTGCTCGAAGGCGTGCAGTTCCACCCGGAGAGCATACTTAGCGAATCAGGGAAAACGCTTTTAAGGAATTTTCTTAAGCTTGGCGTGAGGGTGTAG
- a CDS encoding phosphoribosylanthranilate isomerase gives MAVGVKVKICGITSVEDALMAVEAGADALGFVFWKNSPRYVDPAKAGEIVKALPPFVITVGVFVDEKQDVVNNVVKEAGLTVAQLHGSETNDYIKGVHVKSIKAVRVKSTEDMILLASFDAASAVLLDTYKEGVPGGTGTTFDWEIASGTEDFATVILSGGLTPDNVARAVKMVRPYAVDVSSGVESKPGKKDAKKVQKFIKEAKSA, from the coding sequence ATGGCCGTGGGTGTGAAGGTCAAGATATGCGGCATTACCTCCGTTGAGGACGCTCTTATGGCAGTAGAGGCCGGGGCCGACGCGCTCGGGTTCGTGTTCTGGAAAAATAGCCCGCGCTACGTTGACCCTGCAAAAGCCGGAGAGATAGTAAAGGCGCTGCCGCCGTTCGTTATAACCGTTGGCGTATTCGTTGACGAAAAGCAGGATGTGGTCAATAATGTAGTGAAGGAAGCCGGACTTACCGTTGCCCAGCTTCACGGCAGCGAGACCAATGATTATATAAAGGGCGTGCACGTAAAGTCTATAAAGGCCGTGCGCGTAAAGTCCACTGAGGACATGATATTGCTTGCAAGTTTCGACGCTGCCTCGGCAGTGCTCCTTGATACGTATAAAGAGGGAGTTCCGGGAGGCACGGGCACTACATTCGACTGGGAAATCGCCTCCGGGACAGAGGACTTTGCAACAGTGATACTTTCGGGCGGCCTTACGCCAGATAACGTGGCAAGGGCAGTCAAGATGGTAAGGCCCTATGCGGTTGACGTTAGCTCAGGGGTAGAGTCAAAGCCTGGCAAGAAGGACGCAAAGAAAGTACAAAAGTTCATAAAGGAGGCCAAGAGCGCCTGA
- the cysC gene encoding adenylyl-sulfate kinase encodes MAEQKATNIKWHHGKISRADREKLMGQKGVTVWLTGLSGAGKSTIAVELEHALLENGHQAYILDGDNIRHGLNKNLGFSPADRTENIRRIGEVAKLFTDANIITITAFISPYKADRDEARKLQKEGEFIEVYVKCPVEVCEERDVKGLYKKARAGEIKEFTGISAPYEEPDKAELTLDTSKLSVEDSTRKILGYLEEKGYIKL; translated from the coding sequence ATGGCGGAGCAGAAGGCAACGAACATAAAGTGGCATCACGGTAAGATTTCGAGGGCTGACAGGGAAAAGCTGATGGGCCAGAAGGGCGTTACGGTGTGGCTTACCGGGCTCTCGGGCGCTGGTAAATCCACGATAGCCGTGGAACTTGAGCACGCGCTTCTCGAAAACGGCCACCAGGCCTATATATTGGACGGCGACAACATCCGCCACGGTTTGAATAAGAACCTTGGGTTCTCGCCTGCTGATAGAACAGAGAACATCAGAAGAATCGGCGAGGTTGCGAAGCTCTTTACCGATGCCAACATCATCACTATCACGGCCTTCATATCTCCGTATAAGGCGGACAGGGACGAGGCAAGAAAGCTCCAGAAGGAAGGAGAGTTCATCGAGGTCTATGTAAAGTGCCCGGTCGAGGTCTGCGAAGAAAGGGATGTAAAGGGGCTCTACAAGAAGGCCAGAGCAGGCGAGATAAAGGAGTTTACCGGCATCTCCGCGCCCTACGAGGAGCCGGACAAGGCGGAGTTGACGCTCGATACCTCAAAGCTCAGTGTCGAGGACTCGACAAGGAAGATACTCGGGTATCTCGAGGAAAAGGGATATATAAAGCTTTGA
- the trpE gene encoding anthranilate synthase component I — translation MKRLKFFPSIDEFKKRSAAFNVIPVFAEIMADTDTPVSAFMKMDTGGDAFLLESVEGGEKWGRYSFLGVSAKATIRSKGKTIEITEGSKKTATEGNPLDALRAYFKKFRADETSSIPRFFGGAVGFMGYDMVRHMERLPDSTVDDLKVDDMYLMITDGFLVFDNVEQKIRVVVNAFVDDYADASAAYDSATKRVEELVVKLRGATLKAGAAGTGGSAEFSSNVKKADFLKSVEKVKEYIFAGDIIQTVISQRFSTPLGSSPFDVYRALRVTNPSPYMFFLRLGDVTLAGSSPEILVRVEDGVIDVRPIAGTRKRGKDEAEDTSLEKELLADPKERAEHIMLVDLGRNDVGRVSKTGSVKVDEFMVIERYSHVMHIVSNVKGRMRDGVDSFDVLSACFPAGTLTGAPKIRAMEIIEEVETTKRGVYGGCVGYMGFSGNVDLCIAIRTVLMKDNVAYVQAGAGIVADSVPEKEFEETENKARGVLKAVTMAKEGFV, via the coding sequence ATGAAAAGATTAAAGTTTTTTCCTTCCATAGATGAGTTTAAAAAGCGCTCGGCGGCCTTTAACGTCATCCCGGTATTTGCCGAGATAATGGCCGATACAGATACGCCTGTGTCCGCATTTATGAAGATGGACACAGGAGGCGACGCGTTTTTGCTCGAAAGTGTGGAGGGCGGGGAAAAATGGGGCAGATACAGTTTCCTTGGCGTTTCCGCAAAGGCCACAATAAGGTCAAAGGGTAAGACAATCGAGATAACCGAGGGCTCGAAGAAGACCGCGACCGAGGGTAACCCTCTTGACGCGCTAAGGGCGTATTTCAAGAAGTTTCGGGCGGACGAAACATCCTCCATCCCGAGGTTCTTTGGCGGCGCAGTCGGGTTCATGGGCTACGACATGGTAAGGCACATGGAGAGGCTCCCGGACTCTACCGTTGACGACCTTAAGGTCGACGACATGTATTTGATGATAACCGACGGCTTCCTTGTATTCGACAACGTCGAGCAGAAGATACGCGTTGTTGTGAACGCCTTTGTCGACGATTATGCCGACGCCTCTGCTGCCTACGATTCTGCAACGAAGAGGGTCGAGGAACTGGTTGTGAAGTTAAGGGGCGCGACGTTGAAGGCCGGGGCTGCCGGCACTGGCGGTTCTGCAGAGTTTTCCTCTAACGTAAAGAAGGCGGACTTTCTAAAGTCCGTTGAAAAGGTAAAGGAGTACATATTCGCGGGCGATATCATACAGACCGTCATATCGCAGAGGTTCTCTACCCCGCTTGGCTCGTCTCCCTTCGACGTGTACAGGGCGCTTCGGGTGACGAACCCGTCGCCGTATATGTTCTTTTTAAGGCTCGGGGATGTAACGCTTGCAGGCTCTTCGCCGGAAATACTTGTGCGTGTGGAGGACGGCGTGATAGATGTCCGCCCCATAGCAGGAACAAGAAAGCGAGGCAAGGACGAGGCAGAGGATACCTCGCTTGAGAAGGAGCTTCTCGCAGACCCAAAGGAAAGGGCCGAGCATATAATGCTTGTGGACCTTGGGCGTAACGACGTCGGCAGGGTCTCGAAGACAGGCTCCGTAAAGGTCGATGAGTTCATGGTCATAGAGCGGTACTCGCACGTGATGCATATAGTCTCGAACGTGAAGGGCAGGATGCGTGACGGTGTCGATTCCTTCGATGTCCTTAGCGCGTGCTTTCCTGCAGGCACTTTGACAGGCGCGCCGAAAATCAGGGCAATGGAGATAATAGAAGAAGTAGAGACAACAAAGCGCGGCGTGTATGGCGGATGCGTCGGGTATATGGGGTTCTCGGGCAACGTCGACCTCTGCATAGCCATAAGAACCGTGCTCATGAAGGATAACGTCGCGTACGTGCAGGCAGGCGCTGGCATAGTGGCTGATTCGGTCCCTGAAAAAGAGTTTGAGGAAACGGAGAATAAGGCCAGGGGCGTACTGAAGGCCGTTACAATGGCAAAGGAAGGGTTTGTATAA
- a CDS encoding universal stress protein produces MKSVLLIFSATRVSEKALGLAVSAAKKDNARLVVLYVIEPEIAEEIFDKFSDIGFIGDKPSEELAEAVMKEYRQRAYEVTGKAQVMAMEEGVGFDALIEQGDFVEKSIETIERYKAGHVIVPKRKLSTLAKYFSRSRVDELVSRLSCKVEVVED; encoded by the coding sequence ATGAAGAGCGTTCTGCTGATATTTTCGGCCACAAGGGTTTCTGAGAAGGCGCTTGGGCTTGCCGTGTCGGCTGCCAAGAAGGACAATGCCAGGCTTGTCGTGCTCTACGTCATAGAGCCGGAGATTGCCGAGGAAATATTCGATAAGTTCTCGGACATAGGCTTCATAGGCGACAAGCCCTCGGAGGAATTGGCCGAGGCCGTTATGAAGGAATACAGGCAGCGCGCCTATGAGGTTACGGGCAAGGCGCAGGTCATGGCCATGGAGGAAGGTGTCGGCTTCGATGCGCTTATAGAGCAGGGGGATTTTGTCGAGAAATCGATTGAGACCATCGAGCGTTACAAGGCCGGTCATGTGATTGTTCCCAAGAGGAAGCTTTCGACGCTTGCGAAGTATTTTTCAAGGTCGCGTGTCGATGAATTGGTGTCGAGGTTGTCTTGCAAGGTTGAGGTTGTGGAGGATTGA
- a CDS encoding phosphoadenylyl-sulfate reductase, whose translation MKLEDIHKIADIGEAELAEIEKLTPEAMVRFAFENFGKKAAIGTSFQLTGAVIVDMAAAAGLPFRVFTVDTLRLHPETYAAMNETETRYKVKVERFAPKEDKVKEMTEEFGEYLFFTSKAMQEYCCNVRKVEPNERAMATLDVWITGLRKDQSEHRKKSVERASIVEDGGRKILKLVPLADWTEADVKKYIKENNVPYNELFDKGYDSIGCVICSTPLVKGEKPRSGRWRWFSQDDAKECGIHTRKGGSKGK comes from the coding sequence TTGAAGCTCGAAGACATACATAAGATAGCTGACATAGGCGAGGCCGAGCTTGCCGAAATAGAGAAGCTTACGCCCGAGGCGATGGTGCGTTTTGCATTCGAGAACTTCGGTAAAAAGGCGGCAATCGGCACGAGCTTTCAGCTAACCGGCGCTGTTATCGTGGACATGGCAGCTGCCGCGGGGCTGCCGTTTCGGGTCTTTACCGTCGATACATTGCGGCTCCACCCGGAGACCTATGCTGCGATGAACGAGACCGAGACAAGGTATAAGGTTAAGGTCGAGCGCTTCGCGCCAAAGGAAGACAAGGTAAAAGAAATGACCGAGGAGTTTGGCGAGTATCTCTTTTTCACGAGCAAGGCCATGCAGGAGTACTGCTGCAATGTCCGCAAGGTTGAGCCCAATGAGCGGGCAATGGCAACGCTGGACGTCTGGATAACCGGGCTCAGAAAAGACCAGTCCGAGCACAGGAAGAAGAGCGTTGAAAGGGCCTCGATTGTGGAGGATGGCGGAAGGAAAATCTTAAAGCTCGTCCCGCTTGCCGATTGGACAGAGGCTGATGTTAAAAAGTATATAAAAGAGAATAACGTTCCTTATAACGAGCTTTTCGATAAGGGATATGATTCGATAGGGTGCGTCATCTGTTCAACTCCGCTTGTAAAGGGCGAAAAGCCCCGCTCCGGAAGGTGGCGCTGGTTTAGTCAGGACGACGCGAAGGAATGCGGAATACACACACGTAAAGGAGGAAGCAAAGGAAAATGA
- the trpD gene encoding anthranilate phosphoribosyltransferase, giving the protein MDIKDAIARVVKGSDLTEAEMFSVMNEVMSGNATPSQIAAFITALRMKGETVAEITGAARVMREKAAKVDAGEGPIVDTCGTGGDETGTFNISTAAAFVVAACGITVAKHGNRSVSSKSGSADVLKALGVNIDAEVAKVEDCLKTVGIGFLFAPLFHGAMKHAAPVRREIGIRTIFNVLGPLTNPAGAKYQVLGVYDPLLTDILAQVLNNLGSRRAFVVRGEDGLDEITLADSTKVSELDNGKIKSYRISPEDFGFTRCKAEDLKGGGPDDNAKIIRGVFEGKKGPARDIVILNAAAAIAAAGKAGTFEEGIAVARGAVDSGEAGKKLDSLVRMTNE; this is encoded by the coding sequence ATGGATATAAAAGACGCGATAGCAAGGGTTGTAAAGGGCTCTGACCTTACCGAGGCAGAGATGTTTTCTGTGATGAACGAGGTGATGAGCGGTAACGCCACCCCTTCGCAAATCGCCGCCTTTATAACCGCCCTTCGCATGAAGGGCGAGACAGTAGCCGAGATAACCGGCGCTGCCAGGGTGATGAGAGAAAAGGCTGCAAAGGTCGATGCAGGTGAAGGCCCTATAGTGGACACATGCGGCACCGGGGGCGACGAGACAGGGACGTTCAATATCTCGACAGCTGCGGCCTTTGTCGTAGCTGCCTGCGGCATAACGGTAGCAAAGCACGGCAACAGGTCTGTTTCCTCCAAGTCCGGGAGCGCTGATGTGTTAAAGGCCCTTGGCGTGAATATAGATGCGGAAGTTGCAAAGGTCGAAGACTGTCTTAAGACAGTTGGCATAGGCTTCCTCTTTGCCCCGCTCTTTCACGGGGCCATGAAGCACGCGGCCCCTGTAAGAAGGGAAATAGGCATACGCACAATATTCAACGTGCTGGGCCCTCTTACCAACCCTGCGGGAGCAAAGTATCAGGTGCTTGGCGTGTATGACCCGCTACTTACCGATATACTCGCGCAGGTGTTAAATAACCTTGGCTCCAGGCGCGCCTTTGTAGTTCGCGGCGAGGACGGCCTTGATGAAATCACGCTTGCGGACTCAACCAAGGTCTCTGAGCTCGATAACGGAAAAATAAAAAGTTACCGTATCTCTCCCGAAGATTTCGGGTTCACAAGATGCAAGGCAGAGGATTTGAAGGGCGGCGGCCCCGATGACAACGCGAAGATAATACGCGGCGTGTTCGAAGGTAAGAAGGGGCCGGCTCGCGACATAGTAATTCTTAATGCCGCTGCCGCGATAGCAGCCGCAGGCAAGGCAGGCACATTCGAAGAGGGCATAGCGGTTGCAAGGGGCGCTGTTGATTCCGGCGAGGCAGGAAAGAAGCTTGATTCGCTCGTGCGTATGACCAATGAGTAA
- the accD gene encoding acetyl-CoA carboxylase, carboxyltransferase subunit beta, protein MVWFKKDIFSKGEEKSDKSVKVPQGMWIKCDSCGEIIYQKELEKNFDVCPKCSHHFRISARRRMEITLDEGSFRELFIDLEAGDPLGFVDQKTYKDRIKATQAKAGEKDAFICGEGLLDGRKVMAGSFEFSFMGGSMGSVVGEKITSLIETGIELKAPVIVFSASGGARMHEGIFSLMQMAKTSAALAKLRDAAVPYVSVLTDPTTGGVTASFAMLGDVIVAEPKALIGFAGPRVIAETIKQKLPEGFQRSEYLLEHGMVDMIVERKNMRQALIKITALLTA, encoded by the coding sequence ATGGTCTGGTTCAAAAAAGACATATTTTCGAAGGGCGAGGAAAAGTCCGATAAGTCCGTCAAGGTGCCGCAGGGCATGTGGATAAAGTGCGACAGTTGCGGCGAGATAATATACCAGAAGGAACTCGAGAAGAACTTCGACGTGTGCCCGAAGTGCTCCCATCATTTCAGGATTTCCGCGCGCAGAAGAATGGAGATAACGCTCGATGAGGGAAGCTTTCGAGAGCTCTTCATAGACCTCGAGGCCGGAGACCCGCTTGGCTTCGTAGACCAGAAGACCTACAAGGACCGCATCAAGGCAACCCAGGCCAAGGCAGGCGAGAAGGACGCCTTTATTTGCGGCGAGGGGCTGCTTGACGGCAGGAAGGTCATGGCCGGCAGTTTCGAGTTCTCGTTCATGGGCGGCAGCATGGGAAGTGTAGTTGGAGAGAAGATAACCTCGCTTATCGAAACAGGCATCGAGCTCAAGGCGCCTGTCATAGTGTTTTCCGCCTCCGGAGGAGCAAGGATGCACGAGGGCATATTCTCTCTCATGCAGATGGCAAAGACCTCGGCTGCCCTGGCAAAGCTTCGTGATGCTGCGGTGCCCTATGTATCCGTTTTGACGGATCCGACGACCGGCGGCGTTACCGCGAGCTTTGCGATGCTTGGCGACGTGATAGTGGCGGAGCCAAAGGCCCTCATAGGCTTTGCCGGGCCGCGCGTTATCGCCGAGACCATCAAGCAGAAACTTCCGGAAGGTTTCCAGCGTTCCGAGTATCTATTGGAACACGGCATGGTCGACATGATAGTCGAGAGAAAGAACATGCGCCAGGCGCTGATTAAGATAACGGCGCTTTTGACCGCGTAA
- the trpB gene encoding tryptophan synthase subunit beta, translating into MSSFDNLPDKTGHFGQYGGRYISETLMPAVMELERAYLKFKNEKGFKDELAYYLKDYVGRPTPLYFAERLTKKLGGAKIYLKREDLCHTGAHKVNNTIGQALLARRMKKKRVIAETGAGQHGVATATVAAMFGLECEVYMGEDDIQRQSPNVFRMKLLGAKVNSVTSGSRTLKDAMNEALRDWVTNVSNTFYIIGSVAGPHPYPMMVRDFQSIIGDEVKRDLKRAEGRLPDLVIACVGGGSNAMGIFHPFLKYRKVRLTGVEAGGSGIRSGRHAATISAGRVGVLHGSKSYLLHDKYGQIIDTHSVSAGLDYPGVGPEHSYLKDIGRVKYTSITDKEAIAAFKLLCETEGIIPALESSHAVAYACKAARRVGKGRVIVVNLSGRGDKDLATVSKILGFSL; encoded by the coding sequence ATGTCATCATTTGACAACCTACCGGATAAGACCGGACATTTCGGCCAGTACGGAGGCCGCTATATCTCGGAAACTCTCATGCCCGCTGTAATGGAGCTTGAGCGTGCCTACTTGAAGTTCAAGAACGAGAAAGGTTTCAAGGACGAGCTTGCGTATTACTTGAAGGACTACGTAGGCCGTCCGACACCTTTATATTTCGCCGAAAGACTTACGAAGAAGCTTGGCGGGGCAAAGATATATTTAAAACGCGAAGACCTCTGCCACACGGGAGCGCATAAGGTAAATAACACCATAGGCCAGGCTCTCCTTGCAAGAAGGATGAAGAAAAAGCGCGTCATCGCGGAGACAGGGGCCGGGCAGCACGGAGTCGCCACAGCTACCGTTGCAGCGATGTTTGGTCTCGAGTGCGAGGTCTACATGGGCGAGGACGATATTCAACGCCAGAGCCCGAACGTTTTCAGGATGAAGCTTCTTGGCGCAAAGGTCAACTCCGTAACATCCGGGAGCCGTACGCTTAAGGACGCGATGAACGAGGCGCTTAGGGACTGGGTGACGAATGTAAGCAATACCTTCTACATAATCGGCTCTGTTGCCGGGCCGCATCCGTACCCGATGATGGTGCGCGATTTTCAGTCCATTATCGGCGATGAAGTAAAGCGCGATTTAAAGCGCGCAGAAGGACGCCTTCCGGACCTCGTAATCGCCTGTGTCGGCGGCGGCAGTAACGCCATGGGCATATTCCATCCGTTTCTAAAATACCGCAAGGTGCGCCTAACCGGAGTAGAGGCTGGGGGAAGCGGCATAAGGAGCGGACGCCACGCGGCAACCATAAGTGCCGGAAGGGTCGGTGTGCTACACGGCAGCAAGAGCTATCTGCTTCACGACAAGTACGGCCAGATAATAGACACTCATTCCGTTTCAGCGGGGCTCGATTACCCGGGTGTTGGGCCCGAGCATTCGTACCTTAAAGACATCGGCCGCGTTAAGTACACCTCCATTACCGACAAGGAGGCCATAGCAGCCTTTAAGCTCCTTTGCGAGACAGAGGGCATAATACCTGCTCTCGAGAGCTCGCATGCCGTTGCGTACGCGTGCAAGGCCGCAAGGAGAGTCGGCAAGGGCCGTGTGATAGTCGTAAATCTCTCGGGCAGGGGAGATAAGGACCTTGCAACCGTTTCGAAGATACTGGGGTTTAGCCTATGA